The Camelina sativa cultivar DH55 chromosome 14, Cs, whole genome shotgun sequence genome includes a window with the following:
- the LOC104741129 gene encoding serine/threonine-protein phosphatase PP2A-2 catalytic subunit-like: MPATGDVDRQIDQLMECKQLNEAEVKTLCDQARAILVEEYNVQPVKCPVTICGDIHGQFYDLIELFRIGGSAPDTNYLFMGDYVDRGYYSVETVTLLVALKVRYRDRITILRGNHESRQITQVYGFYDECLRKYGNANVWKSFTDLFDYLPLTALVESQIFCLHGGLSPSLDTLDNIRALDRIQEVPHEGPMCDLLWSDPDDRCGWGISPRGAGYTFGQDIATQFNHTNGLTLISRAHQLVMEGYNWCQEKNVVTVFSAPNYCYRCGNMAAILEIGENMEQNFLQFDPAPRQVEPETTRKTPDYFL, translated from the exons ATGCCGGCGACCGGAGATGTAGATCGTCAGATCGATCAGTTAATGGAATGTAAGCAGCTGAATGAGGCGGAGGTGAAGACTTTGTGCGACCAAGCGAGAGCGATTCTTGTGGAGGAATATAATGTTCAACCGGTGAAATGTCCCGTCACTATCTGCGGTGATATCCATGGTCAATTTTACGATCTTATTGAGCTTTTTCGAATCGGTGGCTCTGCTCCTGATACTAATTATCTCTTCATGGGCGATTATGTAG ATCGTGGGTACTATTCTGTGGAGACAGTAACGCTTTTGGTAGCTTTGAAAGTTCGGTATAGAGATAGGATTACAATCTTGAGAGGGAATCATGAAAGCCGTCAGATTACTCAAGT GTATGGGTTTTATGATGAATGTTTGAGGAAGTATGGTAATGCAAATGTCTGGAAGTCTTTTACAGACCTTTTTGATTACCTTCCTCTTACTGCTCTCGTTGAGAGTCAG ATTTTCTGTTTACATGGTGGGCTTTCACCTTCTTTAGACACGCTTGATAACATCCGAGCATTAGACCGCATTCAGGAG GTTCCACACGAAGGTCCAATGTGTGACCTCTTATGGTCTGATCCAGATGATCGTTGCGGTTGGGGTATATCTCCTCGTGGAGCTGGATACACGTTTGGACAGGATATCGCCACTCAGTTTAACCACACCAACGGACTAACTCTTATATCCCGGGCTCACCAGCTTGTTATGGAAGGATACAATTGGTGTCAG GAAAAAAACGTTGTGACTGTGTTTAGTGCTCCTAACTATTGTTACCGATGTGGGAACATGGCTGCAATTCTAGAGATAGGAGAGAACATGGAGCAGAATTTTCTTCAGTTTGATCCGGCGCCACGTCAAGTCGAACCAGAAACGACTCGCAAGACCCctgattattttttgtaa
- the LOC104741127 gene encoding hydroxyproline O-galactosyltransferase GALT4-like, giving the protein MKKSKLENSVSQSRFGLVQFLLALLLFYFLCMSFEIPFMFRTTGSVSSSDDDGSSDSLPRHMVLGGGGSSKEANLVLGEEEDPHRLFKDPGRAGRVPERRMREFKPVSDIFVNESSFDNGGFSDEFSIFHKTAKNAISMGKAMWDGLDSGLIKPEEAPVMTRIEICPDNVTVTGSEFVNRSRILVLPCGLTLGSHITVVATPHWAHVEKSGDKKAMVTQFMMELQGLKAVDGEDPPRILHFNPRIKGDWSGKPVIEHNTCYRMQWGSSLRCDGRESSDEDESVDGEVKCEKWKRDDGGDDSDESKKTWWLNRLMGRRKKMMAHDWPYPFDEGKLFVLTLRAGMEGYHISVNGRHITSFPYRTGFVLEDATGLAVKGNIDVHSVYAASLPSTNPSFAPQKHLEMQSILKAPSLPEKPVELFIGILSAGNHFAERMAVRKSWMQQKLVRSSKVVARFFVALHARKEVNVDLKKEAEYFGDIVIVPYMDHYDLVVLKTVAICEYGVNTVAAKYVMKCDDDTFVRVDAVIQEAEKVKGRESLYIGNINFYHKPLRTGKWAVTFEEWPEEYYPPYANGPGYILSYDIAKFIVDDFEQKKLRLFKMEDVSMGMWVEKFNKTRPVAVVHSLKFCQFGCIEDYFTAHYQSPRQMICMWDKLQRLGKPQCCNMR; this is encoded by the exons ATGAAGAAGTCTAAACTCGAGAACTCTGTTTCACAGTCAAGATTCGGGCTTGTTCAGTTCTTGTtagctcttcttctcttttacttCCTCTGCATGAGCTTTGAGATCCCATTCATGTTTAGAACAACCGGCTCCGTCTCCAGTTCTGATGACGATGGTTCCTCTGACTCGTTGCCTAGACATATGGTTctcggtggtggtggtagtaGCAAGGAAGCAAATTTGgttcttggagaagaagaagacccacATCGACTTTTCAAGGATCCGGGTCGGGCGGGTCGAGTCCCGGAGCGGAGAATGCGAGAGTTTAAGCCCGTCTCTGATATTTTCGTCAACGAGAGCTCTTTCGACAATGGCGGATTCAGCGACGAGTTCTCAATCTTTCACAAGACGGCCAAGAACGCGATTTCGATGGGGAAGGCAATGTGGGACGGACTCGATTCGGGTTTGATCAAACCCGAAGAAGCTCCGGTTATGACCCGGATTGAGATATGTCCCGATAACGTTACGGTTACCGGGTCTGAGTTTGTGAACCGGAGCCGGATCTTGGTTTTGCCCTGTGGGTTAACGCTGGGTTCTCACATTACCGTTGTGGCGACGCCGCATTGGGCACACGTTGAGAAGAGTGGAGATAAGAAGGCTATGGTGACTCAGTTTATGATGGAGCTGCAAGGTTTGAAGGCTGTTGACGGTGAAGATCCGCCTCGGATTCTTCATTTTAACCCGAGGATTAAAGGTGATTGGAGTGGGAAGCCTGTGATTGAGCACAACACTTGCTACCGTATGCAATGGGGCTCAAGTCTACGCTGTGATGGTCGTGAATCTAGTGATGAAGACGAATCTG TTGATGGAGAGGTGAAGTGTGAGAAGTGGAAGAgggatgatggtggtgatgattcTGATGAATCGAAGAAGACATGGTGGTTGAATAGGTTGATGGgtcggaggaagaagatgatggcaCATGATTGGCCATACCCTTTTGATGAAGGGAAGCTTTTTGTTCTTACACTTCGAGCTGGGATGGAAGGTTATCACATTAGTGTTAATGGGAGACATATCACGTCTTTCCCTTATAGAACC GGGTTTGTTCTTGAGGATGCAACTGGATTAGCAGTCAAGGGGAATATTGATGTGCATTCTGTATATGCTGCGTCGTTACCCTCTACAAATCCGAGTTTTGCACCGCAGAAGCATCTGGAGATGCAAAGCATATTGAAAGCTCCTTCGTTACCTGAAAAGCCTGTGGAGTTGTTTATCGGAATTCTCTCTGCTGGTAACCATTTTGCTGAGAGAATGGCTGTGAGGAAGTCGTGGATGCAGCAAAAGCTAGTCAGATCATCCAAAGTTGTTGCTCGGTTCTTTGTGGCATTG CATGCAAGAAAGGAAGTCAATGTGGATCTAAAGAAAGAAGCAGAGTACTTTGGTGATATTGTCATAGTACCATACATGGATCATTATGACCTTGTTGTGCTCAAGACGGTTGCCATCTGCGAGTATGGg GTTAACACAGTGGCGGCAAAGTATGTTATGAAATGTGATGATGATACATTTGTGCGAGTGGATGCAGTGATCCAGGAAGCAGAAAAGGTTAAGGGAAGAGAGAGCCTTTATATTGGAAACATTAATTTCTACCATAAGCCTCTGCGTACTGGGAAATGGGCTGTGACATTCGAG GAATGGCCAGAAGAGTATTATCCTCCATACGCAAATGGTCCGGGTTACATCTTGTCATACGATATAGCTAAGTTTATCGTTGATGATTTTGAACAGAAGAAATTAAGG TTATTCAAGATGGAAGATGTGAGCATGGGAATGTGGGTGGAGAAGTTCAACAAGACTAGACCGGTGGCAGTGGTTCACAGCCTCAAGTTCTGCCAGTTTGGCTGCATTGAAGACTACTTCACTGCTCATTATCAGTCGCCTCGCCAGATGATTTGCATGTGGGATAAGCTGCAGCGACTCGGGAAGCCCCAATGCTGCAACATGAGATGA